Genomic DNA from Arcobacter sp. LA11:
ACTCTTCAACATCACAATTTATTCCACTTAATAATAAAGGATGACACATCGGTATTAAATCACTTGTTTTCTTCACCCCCATAATTGCTGCTATAACAGCAGTTTGGACTACAGGACCCTTTTTAGTATTATTATCCATAATTGCAGTGAAAGCCTCTTTTGACATACTAATTCTTCCAGAAGCTACAGCAACTCTTGTTGTTTCACTTTTATCAGAAACATCAACCATCTTTGGTCTATCATTTTCATCTAAATGCGTTAAATTCAATATAAAGCCTTTTAATTTTGTTTATTATTATATCTTTTCTATAGTTAAATTGAAATTAAGTAAACTTTAAATATAATGCAACCCTAAATTTAAAAGAAAGAGGGTGAACTTTACATGCCAGGCATTAAAGTAAAAGATAGTGAATCTTTTGACGAAGCATACAGACGTTTTAAGAAACAATGTGATAGAAATCTA
This window encodes:
- the moaC gene encoding cyclic pyranopterin monophosphate synthase MoaC, which codes for MNLTHLDENDRPKMVDVSDKSETTRVAVASGRISMSKEAFTAIMDNNTKKGPVVQTAVIAAIMGVKKTSDLIPMCHPLLLSGINCDVEELPELPGFKLMVTAKLNGQTGVEMEALTGVSVGLLTIYDMVKAIDKSMIISEVQLEKKSGGKSGDFLRESAGEQN